From a region of the Rouxiella sp. S1S-2 genome:
- the mntR gene encoding manganese-binding transcriptional regulator MntR, producing MKNKKVGPLLDVEDHAQGFLQVREAHRRELMDDYVELISDLIHEFGEARQVDLAARLGVSQPTVAKTLKRLATAGLVRQLPYRGTFLTPEGEKLAAENRERHNVVEAFFIALGISPETARLDSEGVEHHVSDETLEVFRRFTEQKNASK from the coding sequence GTGAAAAATAAGAAAGTAGGTCCATTGCTGGATGTGGAAGATCACGCTCAGGGCTTTTTACAGGTGCGCGAGGCGCATCGTCGGGAATTGATGGATGATTATGTTGAGCTAATTTCGGATTTGATCCACGAGTTTGGTGAAGCTCGGCAAGTTGATTTAGCCGCCCGGCTTGGCGTTTCTCAGCCAACAGTGGCTAAGACACTGAAACGTTTGGCCACTGCCGGACTGGTGCGCCAGTTACCTTATCGAGGCACCTTCCTAACGCCTGAGGGCGAAAAGCTGGCGGCAGAGAACCGCGAGCGTCATAACGTGGTTGAAGCGTTTTTCATTGCGCTAGGGATCAGCCCTGAAACAGCACGCCTGGACTCCGAAGGCGTTGAACATCACGTCAGCGACGAAACGCTTGAGGTATTTCGTCGTTTTACAGAACAGAAGAATGCTTCAAAATAA
- a CDS encoding metal ABC transporter ATP-binding protein translates to MSESGLKLDVDNISVTYNNGHTAIYDASFSLDGGSICALLGVNGSGKSTLFKTIMGILRPTTGTVTFNGIGVVRALKQNLISYVPQSEDVDWNFPVLVQDVVMMGRYGKMSFLRIPSKEDKRQVSAALERVGLTDLAQRQIGELSGGQKKRVFLARALAQQGQVMLLDEPFTGVDIQTENAIIDLMRQLREEGHLILVSTHNIASVPDFCDRVVLINQTVIADGELSTTFTQENLENTFGGALRNMAYFAQEAPAPVRLVQ, encoded by the coding sequence ATGAGTGAAAGCGGGCTGAAGCTTGACGTTGACAACATCTCGGTCACCTATAATAACGGCCATACTGCAATCTATGACGCCAGTTTCAGCCTTGATGGCGGATCGATTTGCGCACTGCTGGGGGTGAATGGCAGCGGAAAATCGACACTTTTTAAAACCATTATGGGAATTTTGCGGCCAACAACCGGTACGGTAACCTTTAACGGTATCGGTGTTGTACGTGCGCTGAAGCAGAATTTAATCTCTTATGTTCCCCAGTCTGAAGACGTTGACTGGAACTTTCCAGTGCTGGTGCAGGATGTGGTGATGATGGGCCGCTACGGTAAAATGTCGTTCCTGCGTATTCCGTCAAAAGAGGACAAACGGCAGGTGTCTGCGGCCCTTGAGCGTGTGGGATTGACGGACTTGGCACAGCGGCAAATAGGCGAGCTCTCAGGGGGGCAAAAGAAACGGGTGTTTTTGGCTCGCGCACTTGCCCAGCAAGGGCAGGTTATGTTGCTCGATGAGCCCTTTACCGGCGTAGATATTCAAACCGAAAATGCCATTATTGACCTGATGCGTCAGCTGCGTGAAGAAGGGCACTTGATTCTGGTCTCGACCCATAATATCGCCAGCGTGCCGGATTTTTGTGATCGCGTAGTGTTAATCAATCAAACTGTCATCGCCGACGGTGAACTCAGCACCACCTTTACCCAGGAAAATCTCGAGAACACCTTCGGCGGCGCCCTGCGCAATATGGCCTATTTTGCGCAGGAAGCGCCCGCACCGGTGAGGCTGGTGCAATGA
- a CDS encoding metal ABC transporter substrate-binding protein — protein sequence MEKSLNFLKLFSYSPFRLRLLLLGMIVGMVGGNAQAEEKEKKKFKVVTTFTVIQDIAQNVAGDAATVESITKPGAEIHDYQPTPRDIVKTQSADLILWNGFNLERWFGRFFANIKNVPSVTVTDGITPLPIQEGPYLGNPNPHAWMSPNNARVYVENIRAALVKYDPQHAEIYNQNAKNYAEKISQLDVPLRQRLVKIPAQQRWLVTSEGAFSYLAKSYDLKEAYLWPINAEEQGTPQQVKKLIDLVKQQNIPVVFSESTISDKPARQVSKETGAKYGGVLYVDSLSTGEGPVPTYIDLLKVTVSTIAEGFGQ from the coding sequence ATGGAAAAGAGCCTCAATTTTTTAAAGTTATTCAGCTATTCACCGTTTCGTCTGCGGCTTTTATTGCTGGGGATGATTGTCGGCATGGTTGGCGGCAACGCGCAGGCTGAAGAAAAAGAAAAAAAGAAGTTCAAAGTTGTTACCACTTTCACCGTGATCCAGGATATCGCCCAGAACGTGGCGGGGGATGCGGCTACCGTTGAGTCCATCACCAAGCCGGGCGCGGAGATCCACGACTACCAGCCAACGCCGCGCGATATCGTAAAAACCCAGTCCGCTGACCTGATCCTGTGGAACGGGTTTAACCTCGAGCGCTGGTTTGGCCGCTTCTTTGCCAACATCAAAAATGTCCCTTCTGTCACGGTAACCGACGGCATCACGCCACTGCCTATCCAGGAAGGGCCTTATTTGGGCAATCCCAATCCGCACGCCTGGATGTCGCCTAACAATGCGCGGGTCTACGTCGAAAATATCCGTGCCGCGCTGGTGAAATACGATCCGCAGCATGCCGAGATCTATAACCAAAATGCTAAAAATTATGCCGAGAAAATTAGCCAGCTGGATGTACCGCTGCGCCAGCGGTTGGTAAAAATTCCGGCTCAGCAGCGCTGGCTCGTGACCAGCGAAGGCGCATTTAGCTATCTGGCTAAAAGTTATGACCTGAAAGAGGCCTATTTGTGGCCAATTAATGCAGAGGAGCAGGGTACGCCTCAGCAAGTCAAGAAATTGATTGATCTGGTGAAGCAGCAAAATATTCCGGTGGTGTTCAGCGAAAGCACTATCTCCGACAAGCCGGCCAGGCAGGTCAGTAAAGAGACGGGGGCAAAATATGGCGGTGTGCTGTATGTCGATTCTCTTTCTACCGGTGAAGGACCGGTGCCAACCTATATTGACCTCCTAAAGGTCACTGTTAGCACCATCGCAGAAGGATTTGGACAATGA
- the dld gene encoding D-lactate dehydrogenase has product MENSSTIIAQLQQVLNAEQLLTRENDKAYYTKGFRVGQGQALAVAIPETLLQLWQVLKACVACDKIILMQASNTGVTGGSTPDGNDYDREVVIVSTRRIKGVQVIDNAQQIIAFPGSTLTELEKALHPHQKEPHSVIGSSCIGASVIGGVCNNSGGSLIRRGPAFTEKSLFAQIDNDGVLSLVNHLGVFLGTTPEEIITRLESQDYTTGTEADWEGKIWADDYASVIRDVEASSPSRFNGNAQYLHDSAGSAGKVAVFAVRLSTFELGDTTQTYYIGTNDERELVELRRYLLQNLKELPQQAEYIHRHAFDMTVRYSKHVYWAIDRLGPEALPSLMAKKAKWDVRVKKAGFLPLNLVDKVLQSVNNLTPKRVAKRILDYRDQFEHHLMIKTEARHAPELQRLLTLFFTARQGQFFACDEREEKDAFLVRFGVGGCTVSYCDYMGIDTNQRLMAFDVALRRNDDQWRIVLPPHLQAQVLEDSCCGHFFCFVNHQDYILKAGVDPQVFKHEVLEYLDQRGARYPAEHNVGHQYHASDEYEQHMRLLDPTNSCNPGIGKTSKNKFWL; this is encoded by the coding sequence ATGGAGAACAGCAGCACGATAATTGCTCAGTTGCAGCAAGTTTTAAATGCAGAGCAACTTCTTACCCGTGAAAATGATAAAGCCTATTACACCAAGGGATTTCGCGTCGGCCAAGGGCAGGCGCTGGCGGTTGCCATTCCTGAGACGCTATTACAGCTGTGGCAGGTGCTGAAGGCATGTGTGGCCTGCGATAAAATCATTTTAATGCAGGCATCAAATACCGGCGTAACCGGAGGGTCAACGCCCGACGGTAACGACTACGACCGCGAGGTAGTGATTGTCAGCACTCGGCGTATTAAAGGTGTTCAGGTTATTGATAACGCGCAACAGATTATTGCTTTCCCCGGCAGTACGTTAACTGAACTCGAAAAAGCACTGCACCCGCATCAAAAAGAACCCCATTCTGTGATTGGATCCTCCTGCATTGGTGCGTCGGTGATCGGCGGAGTTTGTAATAACTCCGGAGGCTCGCTTATTCGTCGTGGACCGGCGTTTACCGAAAAGTCCCTATTCGCTCAAATAGACAACGACGGTGTGCTATCGCTGGTCAATCACCTAGGCGTATTTCTGGGCACTACCCCTGAGGAAATAATTACTCGCCTTGAAAGTCAGGACTACACCACAGGTACAGAAGCGGATTGGGAAGGTAAAATTTGGGCTGACGATTACGCCTCGGTTATTCGTGACGTTGAGGCCAGCAGCCCGTCGCGATTCAACGGCAATGCGCAGTATCTGCACGACAGCGCGGGCAGTGCCGGTAAAGTGGCGGTTTTTGCGGTGCGCCTGTCGACGTTTGAGCTGGGTGATACCACCCAGACCTACTATATCGGCACCAATGACGAGAGAGAGCTGGTTGAGCTGCGCCGCTATCTTCTGCAAAACCTCAAAGAGCTGCCGCAGCAGGCTGAATATATTCATCGCCATGCTTTTGATATGACGGTGCGTTATTCCAAGCACGTTTATTGGGCGATTGACAGATTAGGGCCGGAAGCGCTGCCTTCATTAATGGCGAAAAAGGCTAAGTGGGATGTACGGGTGAAAAAAGCCGGTTTTCTGCCGCTGAACTTGGTCGACAAGGTATTGCAAAGCGTGAATAACCTGACGCCAAAAAGAGTGGCGAAGCGAATTTTAGATTACCGTGACCAGTTTGAGCATCACCTGATGATCAAAACCGAAGCACGACATGCTCCTGAGCTTCAACGTTTGTTAACCCTGTTTTTCACCGCTCGACAGGGGCAATTTTTTGCTTGTGACGAACGTGAAGAAAAAGATGCGTTTCTGGTGCGCTTTGGCGTAGGTGGATGCACGGTTTCTTACTGCGACTATATGGGCATTGATACTAATCAGCGACTGATGGCCTTTGACGTAGCCTTGCGCCGCAACGACGACCAGTGGCGCATTGTCTTACCGCCGCATCTGCAGGCTCAGGTGCTTGAAGACTCGTGCTGTGGCCACTTTTTCTGCTTTGTTAATCATCAGGATTATATTCTTAAAGCCGGTGTTGATCCGCAGGTGTTCAAACACGAAGTGCTGGAGTATCTCGACCAGCGCGGGGCCAGATATCCTGCAGAACACAACGTGGGTCACCAGTATCATGCGTCCGATGAATATGAACAGCACATGCGACTGCTTGATCCTACCAACAGCTGTAATCCGGGCATTGGCAAAACCAGCAAAAATAAGTTCTGGCTTTAA
- a CDS encoding SDR family oxidoreductase, with amino-acid sequence MKTVAVMGASGTLGTTIVRMLLERGVHVRALVRATTHRAKLEALGVTDFVVADLMDPASLQRALTQGPGIDAVISSAAGFTSHSRRTKDNDTRADIEGYRHWVDAAKIAQVPRFIFISILECDKAPGVPHFYKKFLTEQYLVEKQQPYLSLRAAAFLDRPRDVVAEKVKSGVFPDIAPGVAMDMIYSPDLARYAVEAALDLPASALNQCIDICCDVPATGPMLAASFTRILGRPIVAKPAFSSLVTFFMPLIAKIVPSLRDGVAVLFWVRTGGYVTQDRQTQEKWFGKLPTIEDSVTRYCQDRKF; translated from the coding sequence ATGAAAACCGTTGCCGTGATGGGAGCCTCAGGTACGTTGGGCACGACTATCGTGCGGATGCTTCTTGAGCGGGGTGTGCATGTCAGAGCCTTGGTCCGGGCAACCACCCACCGCGCAAAACTCGAGGCGCTGGGCGTAACAGATTTTGTGGTGGCGGACTTGATGGATCCGGCATCCTTACAACGGGCCCTGACGCAGGGGCCAGGCATTGACGCGGTAATTTCTAGCGCGGCGGGCTTTACCTCTCACTCCAGACGTACCAAGGATAACGACACTCGGGCGGACATTGAAGGCTATCGACACTGGGTAGACGCGGCCAAAATTGCGCAGGTGCCACGCTTCATCTTTATTTCTATTCTCGAATGCGACAAAGCACCTGGCGTACCGCATTTTTATAAAAAATTCCTGACTGAGCAATATTTGGTGGAAAAGCAGCAGCCTTATCTGTCATTGCGCGCGGCCGCTTTTCTAGACCGCCCTCGGGATGTGGTGGCCGAAAAAGTAAAAAGTGGCGTCTTCCCAGACATTGCGCCAGGCGTGGCTATGGACATGATTTACTCACCCGATCTGGCGCGTTATGCAGTCGAAGCTGCGCTCGACTTACCGGCCTCGGCGCTGAATCAATGTATCGATATTTGCTGTGATGTTCCGGCAACCGGGCCCATGCTCGCGGCGTCCTTCACCCGAATATTGGGCCGACCGATTGTGGCAAAACCGGCATTTTCTTCACTGGTCACCTTTTTTATGCCGCTGATTGCCAAAATCGTCCCCTCGCTTCGCGACGGCGTTGCGGTATTGTTTTGGGTACGAACGGGGGGGTATGTCACGCAAGATCGCCAGACTCAGGAAAAATGGTTTGGCAAGCTGCCGACAATCGAAGATTCTGTTACGCGTTACTGCCAGGACCGTAAATTTTGA
- a CDS encoding Cof-type HAD-IIB family hydrolase, which yields MSIKLIAVDMDGTFLNDEKSYDKVRFLEQYSSLKARGIRFVVASGNQFYQLVHYFPEIQHEIAFVAENGAYVVDAGEEIHCGEFAQVQIARILDVLADVPDIQKVVCGKNSAYAHVSMPEVVIDKMSNHYRRLKKVEDFYALDDIIFKFSLGVQQEAVPDLLQRLALEVGDIAQPVNSGFGFIDLIVPGLHKAHGLSLLQARWNIKDQEVVAIGDSDNDIEMLRHAGFGFAMANASPAVVEVASYSTTDNNDQGALRVIDRVLTGAAPF from the coding sequence ATGTCAATAAAACTGATTGCGGTTGATATGGACGGTACCTTTCTCAATGATGAGAAATCCTACGATAAAGTTCGTTTTCTTGAACAATATTCCAGTCTTAAAGCGCGAGGCATTCGCTTTGTGGTCGCAAGCGGGAATCAATTCTACCAGTTGGTGCATTACTTCCCCGAAATTCAGCATGAAATCGCTTTTGTCGCCGAAAATGGTGCCTACGTCGTAGACGCTGGTGAAGAGATTCACTGCGGTGAATTTGCTCAAGTACAGATAGCACGCATTCTCGATGTGCTGGCAGACGTGCCTGATATCCAGAAGGTGGTCTGCGGCAAAAATAGCGCCTACGCGCACGTTTCAATGCCTGAAGTGGTGATCGATAAAATGTCGAACCACTATCGACGCCTCAAAAAAGTTGAAGACTTTTATGCGCTTGATGACATTATTTTCAAGTTTTCGCTTGGGGTTCAGCAAGAAGCCGTTCCTGATTTGCTGCAACGGTTGGCGCTTGAAGTGGGTGATATCGCTCAGCCGGTAAACAGTGGATTTGGTTTTATTGACCTGATCGTTCCCGGTCTTCATAAAGCCCACGGCCTGAGCCTGTTACAGGCGCGCTGGAATATAAAAGACCAAGAGGTCGTTGCCATCGGTGACAGCGATAATGACATCGAGATGCTGCGCCATGCTGGTTTCGGTTTTGCGATGGCTAACGCCAGCCCCGCGGTTGTTGAGGTGGCGAGCTATTCAACCACCGACAACAACGATCAGGGTGCGCTGCGGGTCATCGACCGTGTTCTCACTGGCGCAGCACCATTTTAA
- a CDS encoding metal ABC transporter permease, producing MLSIDWLLEPMGFAFMQRALLTAVATGIVCSIFSCFLVLKGWSLMGDAISHAVLPGVVLAYLVGIPLVVGAFGSGLFCAIATGFIKEHCRVKEDSVMGIVFSGMFAAGLVLFSRVNTEQHLSHILFGNVLGVTDAEMLQTLIIASAVTLIILLKFKDLMLFCFDPIQAKVVGLPVRFYHYALLCLLSLTIVAALQAVGVILVVAMLITPGITAFLLCKTLKTMLLVSVTSSVIAAVSGTFVSFYIDAATGPTIVVIQAALFLLALSVHLLRKSVKAHRGFDAANRTQS from the coding sequence ATGCTCTCAATAGACTGGCTGCTGGAGCCGATGGGCTTTGCATTTATGCAACGGGCGCTGTTAACCGCCGTGGCGACGGGCATAGTCTGCTCGATTTTTTCCTGTTTTCTGGTGCTTAAAGGTTGGTCGCTCATGGGCGATGCCATTTCTCACGCCGTATTACCCGGCGTAGTGTTGGCATATTTGGTCGGTATTCCGCTGGTCGTTGGCGCGTTTGGTTCGGGACTTTTCTGTGCCATAGCGACGGGTTTTATTAAAGAACACTGCCGTGTTAAAGAAGATTCCGTAATGGGCATCGTCTTCTCTGGGATGTTTGCGGCAGGTCTGGTGTTGTTTTCTCGGGTCAATACCGAACAGCATCTGAGTCATATCCTGTTTGGTAATGTGCTGGGCGTTACGGATGCAGAAATGCTGCAAACGCTGATCATTGCCTCCGCAGTTACGTTAATCATCTTACTGAAGTTTAAAGATTTAATGCTGTTCTGCTTTGATCCGATACAGGCAAAAGTCGTGGGGCTGCCGGTACGATTTTATCATTATGCGCTGCTGTGCCTTCTTTCGTTGACCATTGTGGCCGCACTGCAGGCGGTGGGGGTTATATTGGTGGTGGCGATGCTCATAACGCCGGGCATAACGGCATTTTTATTGTGCAAGACCCTAAAAACTATGCTGCTGGTGTCAGTTACGTCGTCGGTAATTGCCGCCGTCAGTGGCACCTTTGTCAGTTTTTATATCGACGCTGCCACTGGCCCGACGATTGTGGTGATTCAGGCTGCGCTGTTCCTGCTGGCACTGTCGGTACATCTGCTGCGAAAAAGCGTAAAAGCGCACCGAGGGTTCGACGCGGCGAATCGAACTCAGTCATAG
- a CDS encoding metal ABC transporter permease, with protein MIELLLQPFQYNYMVKAIWVSAGVGAVCAFLSAYLMLKGWSLMGDALSHSVVPGVAGAYALGFPYAIGAFGTGILAALSMTLLRHYTRLREDAIIGFVFSTFFALGLLLVSLNPTAVNVQSILFGNILGIDDADILQVQIIVGVSLLVLCVVWRDLLAVFFDEPHAVSIGLSPLRLKIIFFTIFSACSVAALQTVGAILVIAMVITPGATAYLLTDRFSHLLLISVAIGAVTSAVGAWLSFFLDGATGGVIVTLQTSVFLLAFLFAPKHGWLSQNFRTRFSGGRL; from the coding sequence ATGATTGAACTACTGCTGCAGCCTTTTCAATACAATTACATGGTTAAGGCCATCTGGGTCAGTGCAGGCGTGGGCGCCGTATGCGCATTTTTATCTGCCTATTTGATGCTCAAAGGCTGGTCGCTGATGGGCGATGCGCTGTCGCACTCTGTGGTGCCGGGCGTCGCCGGTGCCTATGCGCTGGGGTTTCCCTATGCTATTGGTGCTTTTGGAACCGGAATTCTGGCCGCACTTTCAATGACCCTGTTGCGCCACTATACGCGGCTGCGTGAAGACGCCATTATCGGCTTCGTTTTTTCAACTTTTTTTGCACTGGGCTTGTTGCTTGTTTCGCTCAATCCAACCGCTGTAAATGTGCAGTCAATCTTGTTTGGTAATATTCTCGGCATCGATGACGCTGACATTTTGCAGGTGCAGATTATCGTAGGCGTTTCGCTGCTGGTGCTGTGTGTGGTGTGGCGCGACCTGCTGGCCGTATTTTTTGATGAACCCCACGCCGTTTCTATCGGGCTTTCTCCGCTGCGGTTGAAAATTATCTTCTTTACGATTTTTAGCGCCTGCAGCGTGGCGGCCCTGCAAACGGTGGGGGCCATATTAGTGATAGCGATGGTGATAACCCCCGGTGCAACGGCTTATCTGCTAACCGATCGTTTCTCGCACTTGTTGCTCATCTCAGTGGCTATCGGTGCCGTGACCAGCGCTGTGGGTGCCTGGCTCAGCTTCTTTTTGGACGGTGCGACCGGCGGCGTTATTGTGACGCTGCAAACCAGCGTATTCCTGCTGGCGTTTCTTTTTGCCCCAAAACACGGTTGGCTAAGCCAGAATTTCCGCACACGCTTTTCAGGAGGCCGCCTGTAA
- the ampC gene encoding class C beta-lactamase, translating into MLKFIGAAMLSIAAVSAAQAAALEKNRVDQIIEPLMKEYQIPGMAIAVSIDGKTTYYNYGIASKETRRPINQNTLFEIGSLSKTFTATLASWAQLEGKIAFDQPASRYIPELKGTAFDKVSLLNLATHTSGLPLFEPDGVKTDAQLMSWFKQWQPAQPAGSQRIYSNMGIGLLGMATANSLKQPFTEVMQKNLLPAFGMHNSFVQVPAHKMADYAMGYNKQDKPARVNPGVLDAEAYGLKSTSADLIRYLNINMNVQPVETQWHKAVEATHTGYYHVSGFTQDMMWESYPYPTPLNTLLENNSAKIIYAGHPATSIVPPQAPLQNAIYNKTGSTNGFSTYALFVPARKMAIIILANKSYPNEARVKAAYDVLNAQKGGF; encoded by the coding sequence ATGTTGAAATTTATAGGTGCCGCGATGCTGAGCATTGCTGCGGTATCGGCCGCACAGGCGGCTGCGCTGGAGAAGAACCGCGTAGACCAGATTATCGAGCCGCTGATGAAGGAGTATCAAATACCCGGCATGGCGATAGCGGTCAGCATCGACGGCAAAACGACCTATTATAATTATGGCATAGCCTCAAAAGAGACTCGGCGTCCTATTAATCAAAATACTTTGTTCGAGATTGGCTCACTGAGTAAAACCTTTACCGCGACGCTGGCAAGCTGGGCACAGTTAGAGGGAAAGATAGCTTTTGACCAACCGGCCAGCCGATATATTCCCGAACTAAAGGGCACCGCTTTTGACAAAGTCAGTCTGTTAAATCTCGCTACCCACACCTCAGGTCTGCCTTTATTTGAGCCAGACGGTGTTAAAACTGACGCTCAGTTAATGAGCTGGTTTAAACAGTGGCAACCGGCCCAACCCGCGGGTAGCCAGCGTATTTACTCCAACATGGGCATTGGCCTGCTCGGTATGGCCACGGCTAACAGTCTTAAGCAACCTTTCACTGAAGTAATGCAAAAAAACCTGCTACCGGCTTTCGGCATGCACAACAGCTTTGTGCAGGTGCCTGCCCATAAAATGGCCGACTATGCGATGGGCTATAACAAGCAGGATAAGCCGGCCAGGGTTAATCCTGGTGTGCTCGACGCCGAGGCGTATGGCTTGAAATCAACCTCCGCCGACCTGATTCGTTATCTTAATATTAATATGAACGTTCAACCGGTTGAGACGCAGTGGCATAAGGCCGTTGAAGCAACCCACACTGGGTATTATCACGTGAGTGGATTTACGCAAGATATGATGTGGGAAAGCTATCCGTACCCTACGCCGTTAAATACTCTTTTGGAAAACAACAGTGCGAAGATTATTTATGCCGGCCATCCTGCTACTTCAATAGTACCGCCGCAAGCGCCGCTGCAGAATGCCATTTACAACAAAACCGGTTCAACCAATGGGTTCTCGACCTACGCGCTGTTTGTGCCGGCCAGGAAAATGGCAATCATTATTCTGGCCAACAAGTCTTATCCCAATGAGGCTCGGGTCAAGGCAGCTTATGACGTGTTAAACGCTCAGAAAGGTGGGTTTTAA
- a CDS encoding LacI family DNA-binding transcriptional regulator translates to MKKPTLEMLAKMAGVGVATVDRVLNERGGVSPEKAKKVLIAAQSLGLKRILPDVYQHPWQIEVILSANISHFFQTMAREFSQIADTLGYRRITLHRTFFPENQPEKLAEHLYQCCDKRDGIVVFAQDYPVIYEALAHCKTRDVPVITIVTDLPDAARLCHVGINQLQAGRTAGLMMSKMLNQPGEVIMVSGSFDYRAHRQRIEGFRDVMQQHATHIILQEVLSGLDDRAIIATLLEQSLQRSKNVVGIYNTGLGNSEIGKLLDNYNLSGKCTFITYELYSVTRSQLQNDILSMALDQNARQHAQLATELLLRHLESGLMPDTYSDGKVDFRLVTPENFD, encoded by the coding sequence ATGAAAAAACCAACGCTTGAGATGCTGGCAAAAATGGCCGGGGTGGGTGTGGCAACCGTAGACAGAGTACTCAATGAACGCGGCGGCGTTTCCCCAGAAAAAGCCAAAAAAGTGCTTATTGCCGCACAAAGTTTAGGATTAAAACGCATTTTGCCCGATGTTTATCAACATCCGTGGCAAATTGAAGTGATTCTGAGCGCTAATATTTCGCATTTCTTCCAGACGATGGCGCGTGAGTTTAGCCAAATAGCCGACACCCTAGGCTATCGCCGCATCACGCTTCACCGCACTTTCTTTCCTGAAAATCAGCCCGAAAAACTGGCCGAACATCTTTACCAATGCTGTGATAAACGCGACGGTATCGTCGTTTTTGCACAAGACTATCCGGTTATTTATGAAGCCTTGGCGCACTGTAAGACCCGGGACGTACCGGTAATCACCATTGTTACCGATTTGCCCGATGCGGCACGCTTATGCCATGTAGGCATTAATCAGCTACAGGCCGGAAGAACCGCCGGATTGATGATGAGTAAAATGCTTAATCAGCCGGGAGAAGTTATTATGGTGAGCGGCAGCTTTGATTACCGTGCGCATCGTCAGCGAATTGAAGGTTTCCGTGACGTTATGCAGCAGCATGCCACGCATATTATTCTGCAGGAGGTACTTTCGGGTCTCGACGATCGTGCAATAATTGCAACCCTCTTGGAGCAAAGCCTGCAGCGTTCTAAAAACGTCGTCGGCATTTATAATACGGGTCTGGGTAATTCTGAAATCGGTAAATTACTCGACAATTATAATTTGTCGGGAAAATGTACTTTTATTACCTATGAGCTATATTCTGTTACACGTTCTCAATTACAGAATGATATATTATCGATGGCGTTGGACCAGAATGCGCGCCAGCATGCGCAATTGGCCACCGAGCTATTATTACGCCATTTGGAAAGCGGATTAATGCCAGATACCTACAGCGACGGCAAGGTCGATTTCAGGCTGGTTACACCTGAAAATTTCGACTAA
- a CDS encoding gluconate 2-dehydrogenase subunit 3 family protein: MKRREFIASIAALGAASTIPVAGAAVISGGQPWTPGKADTPPAPPRKGGLAYFTQAEFDVVGAIAERLIPADELSISGKEAGCATFIDRQLAGDYGRAATQYRLGRFIKGTPEQGPQSALTPAQRYRQGLSALNDYVQQHYQQSFVQLSGTEKDKILTAMEKNQLNLGAEVETKQLFEQILQNVREGFLSDPIYGGNKDMASWKMIGFPGARYDFRDLLDKKGQKLNIIPTSLVDNLL, encoded by the coding sequence ATGAAGCGTAGAGAGTTTATTGCCTCGATTGCCGCATTAGGCGCGGCATCTACTATTCCGGTGGCGGGTGCCGCTGTGATAAGCGGTGGACAGCCGTGGACGCCTGGTAAAGCAGACACGCCACCCGCGCCGCCGAGAAAAGGCGGATTGGCTTATTTTACTCAGGCAGAGTTTGACGTCGTGGGTGCCATTGCTGAAAGACTGATCCCCGCCGATGAATTGAGCATCAGTGGCAAAGAGGCAGGATGCGCTACATTTATCGACCGACAGTTGGCCGGTGATTATGGCCGAGCAGCCACGCAGTATCGGCTTGGGCGTTTTATTAAAGGAACGCCTGAGCAGGGGCCGCAGTCCGCACTCACACCGGCGCAACGCTATCGTCAGGGGCTTTCGGCGCTTAACGACTACGTCCAGCAGCATTATCAGCAGAGTTTTGTACAGCTGTCTGGCACCGAAAAAGACAAAATCCTCACTGCAATGGAAAAAAACCAGCTCAATTTAGGCGCTGAGGTGGAAACCAAACAGCTGTTTGAACAAATTTTGCAGAACGTTCGTGAAGGTTTTCTTTCCGATCCGATTTACGGCGGCAACAAAGACATGGCCAGCTGGAAAATGATTGGCTTTCCCGGTGCACGTTACGACTTCCGCGATCTGCTGGATAAGAAAGGGCAAAAACTCAACATCATCCCGACCAGCCTTGTCGACAATTTACTTTAA